The Bombus terrestris chromosome 9, iyBomTerr1.2, whole genome shotgun sequence genome contains a region encoding:
- the LOC100642337 gene encoding uncharacterized protein LOC100642337 produces MMFYKDLQVLFHFFTVLLYVSGETLMKKNEKRTSLRNNYQMCLDTFKIQEDKIIRTQESLDMGAKYLKELEFNSREECLKFCCDTESCDVFIFEEKNPGSCYLFQCGPLHDFKCKFTSHANYSSAVRSSYNTQSNSQLEKESTISQQEHELKSLRKLADPAPIEYSFTESPMKLIVTLAPKLSLTTSPPIKQVCTKNQYECSLSGDCIAIYNVCDGIPQCTDGSDEATDVCPIEKPTSFPSIAQGVQPPLPYQQMVDRHKPYAPLYPHVSEVNSWKLPNLAQQMIPPQLLLYPARQMEGAPGYQWDYQPIYDRNKAIYNSYPEQSNLNPSEHQSHIFNHKGLGVIGEKESDGGTYMDAKHPYKTSYFLSSNRQNNQVYLSPSPISNVQQKQIMETEKDVIITTTPSCDTSHEQKDVSLKSQEIRKIDQKGEKHIVHGKEISQNILKNETLKFSHIQTKETKEHKSVIVIKHHSREHGRNTLMAEHLKQANENEVLRPRGAVISLALGLTITAITATLIACRLRVVRRRGRRHGLYAHDADYLVNGMYL; encoded by the exons ATGATGTTTTACAAAGATTTGCAAgtgctttttcatttttttacggTTTTGTTATACGTTTCCGGTGAAACATtaatgaagaaaaatgaaaaacgtaCCAGCCTCAGAAATAATTATCAGATGTGCCTCGACACTTTTAAGATTcaagaagataaaattattcGTACGCAGGAATCCTTAGATATGGGTGCTAAATATTTGAAGGAATTGGAGTTTAATTCTAGAGAAGAATGTTTAAAATTCTGCTGTGATACAGAAAGTTGTGACGTGTTTATTTTTGAAGAGAAG AATCCTGGAAGTTGTTATCTTTTTCAATGTGGCCCATTGCATGACTTCAAATGTAAATTTACAAGTCATGCTAATTATAGTAGTGCAGTTCGTAGTAGCTATAATACACAAAGCAATTCACAACTGGAGAAAGAAAGTACGATTTCTCAACAAGAACATGAATTGAAATCTCTTAG GAAATTAGCAGACCCAGCACCAATAGAATATTCTTTCACAGAATCCCCCATGAAATTAATTGTAACATTGGCACCAAAATTATCATTAACAACATCCCCACCTATCAAACAAG TTTGTACTAAAAACCAATATGAATGCAGCTTATCTGGAGATTGTATAGCAATATATAATGTATGCGATGGTATACCACAATGTACTGATGGATCTGATGAAGCAACAGATGTATGTCCCATAGAAAAACCAACAAGTTTTCCTTCTATAGCCCAAGGAGTTCAACCTCCACTACCATATCAACAAATGGTTGATCGACATAAACCCTATGCTCCACTGTATCCTCATGTTTCAGAAGTTAATTCTTGGAAATTGCCTAATTTAGCTCAGCAAATGATTCCACCTCAGCTACTTTTATATCCAGCTCGTCAAATGGAAGGTGCTCCAGGGTATCAATGGGATTATCAACCCATATATGATCGAAATAAAGCCATTTATAATTCTTATCCTGAACAAAGCAATCTAAATCCTTCTGAAC ATCAGTCACATATTTTCAATCATAAGGGATTGGGTGTAATAGGAGAAAAAGAATCAGATGG TGGTACATACATGGATGCAAAACATCCATACAAAACATCGTATTTCCTATCATCAAATAGACAAAACAATCAGGTTTATCTGTCTCCATCTCCAATATCGAATGTGCAACAGAAGCAAATAATGGAAACAGAAAAGGATGTTATTATTACAACAACACCTTCTTGTGAT aCATCACATGAACAAAAAGATGTCTCATTAAAAAGTCAAGAAATCAGAAAAATTGATCAAAAAGGGGAGAAACATATAGTACATGGAAAAGAAATTAGtcagaatatattaaaaaatgaaactctgAAATTTAGTCATATTcaaacaaaagaaacaaaag AACATAAAAGTGTAATAGTTATAAAACATCATAGCAGAGAGCATGGAAGAAATACCTTAATGGCAGAGCACTTGAAACAAGCAAATGAAAATGAAGTTTTGAGACCCAGGGGAGCAGTCATATCGTTGGCTTTAGGACTTACAATAACAGCTATTACAGCTACATTGATTGCTTGTCGATTACGAGTTGTCCGAAGACGTGGAAGACGGCACGGACTATATGCTCATGATGCAGATTATTTAGTAAATGGAATGTATCTCTAA
- the LOC100645527 gene encoding multiple coagulation factor deficiency protein 2 homolog has protein sequence MNWTLWLFIIGSLACKYTHAQQQRVPPGVSPQHYQQPVQQVHQVPQQIPQQQFQQVPVQVPVQQVPVQQHMPTHQVPVQQGHGHGHGHDHSQQILNAANIVNEKAHIAEHMEVPIDTSKMSEQELQFHYFKMHDADNNNKLDGCELIKSLIHWHEQENKEVAGVNTGQKLFKDEELVTLIDPILSLDDSNNDGYIDYPEFIRAQQYAAATGRQ, from the exons ATGAATTGGACTTTGTGGCTTTTTATAATCGGATCTTTAGCTTGTAAATATACACACGCTCAACAACAAAGAGTTCCACCAGGTGTATCACCTCAACATTATCAACAA CCTGTTCAACAAGTACATCAAGTACCACAACAAATTCCTCAACAACAG ttcCAGCAAGTACCTGTACAAGTTCCAGTTCAACAAGTACCTGTACAGCAACATATGCCAACTCATCAAGTACCGGTTCAACAAGGACATGGGCATGGGCATGGGCATGATCATTCACAACAAATACTTAATGCTGCCAACATAGTTAATGAAAAAGC TCATATTGCAGAGCACATGGAAGTTCCAATAGATACTAGTAAAATGTCAGAGCAAGAATtgcaatttcattatttcaaaaTGCATGATGCAGACAATAATAACAAGTTAGATGGTTGTGAGCTTATAAAGTCCTTAATTCATTGGCATG AACAAGAGAATAAAGAGGTAGCTGGAGTCAACACTGGACAGAAATTATTTAAGGATGAGGAATTGGTAACTTTAATAGATCCAATACTTTCTTTAGATGACAGTAATAATGACGGGTATATCGATTACCCTGAATTTATACGAGCACAGCAATATGCAGCAGCTACTGGCAGACAATAG
- the LOC100644645 gene encoding general transcriptional corepressor trfA, translating into MPQILNHRKVKKSQKRVLVKRKHFLTNYHEAKSYKPLCKQLQSNNNSLARALSKEKHEGQLLFSQNVALIAEVQDLGLACNKRDAIISNILKNAKEMLKMLVTLTGYLTNTISSCQEFVESVATNMQMSYNSAGKRESLKGLSIKSPTRGVVKPMVSGYTITKPTINLSRLNMQHINNSSNLSIIPEVRTPPRNQELNNSMSPNGVSVRRTCKNGRTYRMPERLSPLTVASQRDSDESEQRLSERSSRNSTERMSGRISERMSGRISERMSGRISERMSGRISERISGRMSQRISERIPKSKSRSPKNRSSRCNIENLERIGSPRVKLNDVSKLLQNSHTINIRMLTENRNSQETDRSRCSNEEDEDSQTKIIAETSTPDDSGNNNDGATGDENEESNNELDTTDEQKKEKVNETRSITSNWEDPLEGPSWLFDNSQVVPSFTNNDKKTDDVDVSNDDSISFILTEKESKNLFEETMQEMSPLSMSSRCANHVNNSKNSIQTNNEDESNIPQQNENNYYNGAIMRDANENECKTENASTTNLQNYITQRRGYFESDDEDDFTLIYTRQPRNVHFDINDLKLPVLEESALKPIIPAEPEPEITTTLRKISQICPIPSVSHDTLNESTFNQSTVNLPLLVNNDDETIELAPVKKESKLSQQKNKRQKVTTTHFSDFVDNTPPLKKNNSYKKKKGKPMKDPSAVKVVLQKLNESDVKSRTPSPNETISRDCNQSLSPVSSRADNSSDSESSTSTNSTFTCNRPRRKRAQISYHEPNLIKKLRRNQ; encoded by the exons ATGCCCCAGATACTAAACCATAGGAAGGTTAAAAAATCACAGAAGAGGGTATTGGttaaaagaaaacattttttaacgaattacCATGAAGCTAAGTCTTACAAACCAT TATGTAAACAGTTACAAAGTAACAACAATTCATTAGCAAGAGCATTATCTAAAGAAAAGCATGAAGGTCAGTTATTATTTTCCCAAAATGTTGCTTTAATTGCTGAAGTACAAGATTTAGGTTTAGCTTGTAATAAACGTGAT gcTATTATATCAAATATCTTAAAGAATGCTAAAGAAATGCTTAAAATGTTAGTGACATTGACTGGTTACTTGACAAATACAATTTCATCTTGTCAAGAATTTGTAGAATCTGTTGCCACGAATATGCAGATGTCTTATAATTCTGCTGGAA AGAGGGAATCACTGAAAGGACTGTCAATAAAATCTCCAACTAGAGGAGTAGTGAAGCCTATGGTGAGCGGTTACACCATTACAAAACCCACCATTAATTTAAGTAGATTAAATATGCAGCatattaataattcatcaaACTTAAGTATAATACCAGAAGTAAGAACACCCCCCAGAAATCAAGAGTTAAACAATTCAATGTCTCCTAATGGAGTCTCTGTAAGACGTACATGT AAAAATGGTCGCACATACAGAATGCCTGAAAGATTGTCTCCTTTAACAGTTGCTTCACAAAGAGATAGTG ATGAGAGCGAACAAAGATTAAGCGAGAGAAGTAGCAGAAATTCTACTGAACGGATGTCAGGAAGAATATCGGAAAGAATGTCAGGAAGAATATCGGAAAGAATGTCAGGAAGAATATCGGAAAGAATGTCAGGAAGGATATCGGAAAGAATATCAGGAAGGATGTCGCAAAGAATATCAGAAAGGATTCCAAAGTCGAAGTCAAGATCGCCGAAGAATCGCAGTTCTCGatgtaatattgaaaatttggaaCGTATAGGAAGTCCCAGAGTGAAGCTTAACGACGTATCGAAATTATTGCAAAATTCTCATACTATAAACATTCGAATG TTAACAGAGAATCGAAATAGTCAAGAAACTGATAGGTCAAGATGTAGTaatgaagaagatgaagatTCTCAGACTAAGATTATAGCAGAGACATCAACTCCCGATGATTCTGGAAATAATAATGATGGAGCCACTGGGGATGAAAATGAAGAAAGCAACAATGAATTAGATACTACAgatgaacaaaagaaagaaaaagtaaatgaaACAAGAAGTATTACATCAAACTGGGAGGATCCTCTTGAAGGACCAAGTTGGTTATTTGATAATTCCCAAGTCGTGCCTTCTTTTACAAATAACGACAAAAAGACTGATGATGTAGATGTTTCTAATGATGATAGTATAAGTTTCATATTAACAGAAAAAGAATCGAAGAATCTATTCGAAGAAACTATGCAAGAAATGTCGCCACTATCAATGTCAAGTAGATGTGCAAATCATGTGAATAATTCCAAGAATAGTATACAAACAAATAATGAAGATGAATCTAATATACCTCAACAAAATGAAAACAACTATTATAACGGAGCTATAATGAGAGATGCAAATGAAAACGAATGTAAAACAGAGAATGCCTCTACAACGAATTTGCAAAATTACATTACACAAAGACGGGGCTATTTTGAAAGTGACGATGAAGATGATTTCACGCTGATATACACACGACAACCACGTAATGTGCATTTTGACATAAATGATTTAAAGTTGCCAGTACTAGAAGAGTCAGCTTTGAAACCAATAATTCCAGCTGAACCAGAACCAGAAATAACGACTACCCTTCGAAAAATATCCCAAATTTGTCCAATCCCATCTGTTTCGCATGACACTTTGAACGAATCAACGTTTAACCAGTCTACCGTAAATCTACCACTGCTTGTGAATAATGATGATGAGACTATAGAGTTGGCGCCAGTAAAAAAAGAATCAAAACTATCGCAGCAgaagaataaaaggcagaaggTAACTACGACGCACTTCAGTGATTTTGTTGATAATACACCACCACtcaagaaaaataattcttacaaaaagaagaaaggcaAACCCATGAAAGACCCAAGTGCTGTTAAAGTAGTGCTGCAAAAATTGAACGAATCCGATGTTAAATCTAGGACACCTTCTCCGAACGAAACAATTTCTCGTGATTGTAATCAATCTTT AAGTCCTGTATCTTCACGTGCGGACAATTCAAGCGATTCAGAAAGTAGCACGAGTACCAATAGCACATTTACTTGTAATCGTCCTAGACGAAAACGTGCTCAGATTTCATATCATGAACCTAATTTGATAAA GAAATTACGGAGGAATCAATAA
- the LOC100645950 gene encoding transcription factor Jun — protein MSELGVHKLSRHRVVHLSDIRILSPTMLKLGSPELEKLIIGQQDSLVTNLPTPTQILFPKAVTEAQELYARGFIDALNELHHSDSSQEPGSIYGATYTTLEPPNSVQSTESSVSQGLLQIKDEPQTVPSVSSSPPMSPIDMENQERIKLERKRQRNRVAASKCRRRKLERISRLEDKVKLLKGENSELSAVVHRLKEHVCRLKEQVMDHVHSGCQIMAVSGQF, from the exons ATGTCAGAA TTGGGTGTTCACAAGTTGTCGAGACATCGTGTTGTGCACCTGAGTGACATCCGCATTCTATCACCGACCATGTTAAAACTAGGCTCTCCGGAGTTGGAAAAGTTAATCATCGGTCAGCAGGATAGTTTAGTGACGAATCTACCAACACCTACGCAGATTCTGTTTCCAAAGGCAGTGACCGAGGCCCAAGAATTGTACGCTCGAGGTTTCATCGACGCTCTGAACGAGTTGCATCATTCGGACAGCTCGCAGGAACCTGGTAGCATTTATGGAGCTACGTATACGACGTTGGAACCACCTAACAGCGTGCAGAGTACAGAATCTTCGGTGAGTCAAGGTCTGCTACAGATCAAAGATGAGCCTCAAACGGTACCTAGCGTGTCCAGTTCACCCCCGATGTCTCCTATCGATATGGAGAATCAGGAAAGAATCAAGCTGGAGAGGAAACGTCAGAGGAACCGCGTGGCTGCGTCTAAATGCCGCAGGCGCAAGCTCGAGCGCATCTCCAGGCTGGAGGACAAGGTTAAGCTGTTGAAGGGCGAGAACAGTGAATTGAGCGCGGTGGTGCACAGGCTGAAAGAGCACGTGTGCCGGTTGAAGGAGCAGGTGATGGACCACGTGCACTCTGGCTGCCAGATTATGGCGGTCTCGGGTCAATTCTGA